The sequence TGTGAAAGTTCCTCCTATGTAgttaatttgatattttttgcagatgttatttttttattattaaaattcttTCACAATATAAATGCAACACAAAGTAAATATTTGGGTTGATTTTATcctaaagttttaaaatatcttaTCAGTTATTTCAAATGTAATTATTCTCTAATATCTTACATTAGAGACTATTTCATCTGTACcaattgtaaaaaatgttacCTGCAATCACCTGAAAATGCGCATAAAAATGTCAGTGCTGCTGAACTGGATGAAATAGTAAAACATGATATGTGCAGTGTTGCTTGTGATGTACCTTGGATGAGTTAATTATGGAGATCCTTTTTTAGTTGCTAATATCCTccattttctctattttttttaGGACTCCAATAAATCAAGTACACAGAGCTTAAGTGACACTGGATACTCTTCAGATGGGATCTCCAGCTACCAAGGGGAGATTATAGGTCAGATCCGGGAAGAGAAAATCAAGCTTAATGAAAGAGGTGCTTCCATCCCTTCAGACATCAACAAATTAGAGAGCTCTATGAAACCTCTGCTCGAATCAAAGACTGCCTCAGACTCAAAACATAGACCGCATTCACTTTCTGTGGGGCAAGAGCGAGACTACAGTCCTGATGAAGAAACAGCAAGGGACGAGTCAGAGGATGACCTCAGTTGTAAACTTCGCCATGATTATGTGGAAGACAGCAGTGAAAGTGGTCTGTCACCATTGCCAATACGACAAAAGAAGTCCCACAAAGATTTAACAGATGAAGAATACATGAGGAGGCAGATTATGGAGATGAGTGCTGATGAAGAAGAATTAGAAGAATATGGAAACCAGAAAACCAAAAAGACGCATAAAACCAGTGGAGATTCAGGCAAAGAGAGAAAGCGACTCTCTCATCAGTCAAATAGTTTTGAAGAAGACAAAAAAGCATCTGAGGGTGCTTATAAGGCAAATGAAGAGGAAGATGTTGTTATGGCTGGAGGCCTTCGGCGTTTTAAGACTATTGAGCTGAATAACACAAACAGCTACAACCGGGACATTGAGCTCAGTAATGAGCATGACCTACGAGAACCGGAGCTCGAAATGGAGAGTCTGACTGGCTCACCAGAGGAGAGATCCAAGGGCGATTATTCATCCACTCTACCTGCCACAACTCCTAGCTACACTTCTGGAACATCACCCACCTCTGTGTCATCTATGGAGGATGACAGTGACAGCAGTCCTAGTAGAAGAGCACGACTTGAAGAGGCTAAGCAGCAAAGGAAAGCTCGACATCGGTCCCATGGGCCTCTGCTCCCCACAATTGAAGACTCCTCTGAGGAGGATgagctcagagaggaagaagaatTGCTAAGAGAACAGGAGCAAATGAGAGATCTGGAGCAACAGAGAATTCGAAGTACTGCTCggaaaacaaaaagagataAAGAAGAGCTGCGGGCACAGAGGCGCAGAGAAAGGTCTAAAACTCCCCCCAGTAACCTTTCCCCTATTGAGGATGCATCACCAACAGAGGAGTTGAGACAAGCTGCAGAGATGGAAGAGCTTCATAGATCATCTTGCTCTGAATACTCACCTTCTATGGACTCAGAAGCAGAAGGTTTTGAGATGATTGGTGGAAAGCTTTACAAATCAGGAAATGAATTTAACCTTCCAACCTTCACGTCACTCTATTCACCAACAGAGAAGGCATCAACAATGTCACCATCTGATAAAACCTTAAAAAGTGCAGAAGAGGTATATGAAGAGATGATGAGGAAAGCACAACTCATGCAGAAGCAGGGACAAAAATGTGCCTCTCAGCCAGAAACTGGCCATCATCTTGATGCTGGAACCTCCCTAACCCCTGGCTCCAGCCCGACACAAGTTACTGCACCAATGACCTTCTCCCCATCAGGCAGTGATTCAAGAATGGCAGGCATGCATGGTGCACAGCATCTatcaaaagaaacacaaaacagaatgaTGACACAGAGTGCCAAAATTGAAGGCGTTGTTGGCGTTGCCACTACCAAAGCTCAAATTACTCAGGCAGTTTCAGCTCGGCAGGCGGGAAACGCAATGCCTGTTGGGAACAGAGCAGGCCCCCAGAGGCCAACACAAGCAACACCTGACCCTGGATCATCCTCTTTGACATCCAAAgtcttttcactttttaaaggACCCAGCCCCCCAGTCTCCCCCTCTACTTCTCCAACACAAAGTCCAACACATGCAGCATCTGTTCGACCCACAAGCGGTAGCGGTAGACAGCTACCATCATTGCCTTCTGGTGCCACAACAGCTCCAGCATCCCATGGTGCACAGCCACCTCAAAGGACAATGTCACCTCGTCTTGTACGACAGCAGTCATCACAAGATTCGCCTGTGATGGTTATAACACTAGGCTCTGAAAAGTCCAGCCCTGCCAAGCCAATTACTGTAAACTCATCCACTTCCCCCTTATCATCACCGACACAGGCCAGTTGTAAGACCCTGTATAGCTCACAGCCTCCTTCAGCAACTTCCCCAACATCACCTCAAATGCATTCATCTCAACAGCTACAACATTCTTCACAAATCAGGCAGAATATTGAAAAAGTCAATGTTGGTGTCAGTGCTGGGACCACAAGTGCGCAAAGTCATGATTCAAAGGTCATGGGCCAAAGTCAAACACAGCAAGACACAAATGTTGTAGATCTGAGAGCTCCTATGAGACCAGCTCCAATTATTATGACAGATCAAGGAATGGATCTAACATCCCTTGCTTCTGACACTAGAAGATACTCTTTAGGAGCAGAGCAGTCATCGAGTAGACACACAGCAGTGCAGCCTCTTATTATGAACCTAAACGCACAAGAGCAACCGCATGTTTCTGTATCAACCCCAACAACAGTAAGTGTCACTGTTGCAGGGTCAATGTTTATGTCTCAACCCAAACAACCTGTTGTATATGGAGACCCATTACAGAATCGTGTGGATCTGGGTCAGGGCGTTGGATCAGCTGTTTGTTTAACCCAAAGTAAAGCACAAATTACTGATCCATCCATACCCAAAATTGATGCCTGTCTGGAAAATCTTGGCATACAGCAGCAGCAACtgcagctacagcagcagaagctcctgcagcagcagcaacttcTTGAacaacagctccagcagcacCAACAGCAGTCCTCTTTTGCTCGTTACAATTTAGCCAATCAAGTACAGCCACTGCTGATGAAAAAAGATATTGTAGTGACCCAGACAGGCATTGGCCAACCTGTGGTGACTGCTAGTGCCATACCTAGAGTGTCTCCTCTCGCTCCACCATCAGCATCTGGGGCTCTTACTTCCAATGTACCACTTGAAATGTATGGTGGAGTTGCCTTAGAGTTAAAAAATAAGCCGACTGTTATGAACCTTTCAACAGGGAAACCCCATGTTATGATGGTACATATTGATGAGAGTAACACATCAAGAAGTGGCGCACTGACTCAGTTGGTCAAGCGAGAGGAGCAGCCCCCTGCACCACCACCCCCCCCTCCTCCTCAGGTTTTGGATCTAACTGGACAGCTTAAACAAGAAAACCAAGTGGCTTGTTGTGATGTTGTTTACAAACTGCCCTTTGCTGGTACCTGTTCAGGGACATTCTCTCAAAAGCCAACTACAGTGTCCTCAGATAAAAATACCACCACCGAAACTTCTCAAGCAACACACCCTCCTCAACCCCCGCACTACATTGTTAGCCAGCAGCAACAAACACAACACCAGCCTCAAGTTACGCAAGGACTACATGAAGAACACAAACTATATCCACCAGCTATGGCCTCTCCAGGGAGATTACAACCCTCTATGTCTGATACTAATCTCCCTTCGATGACTGATGCTGGTCCCTATCAGAATAATCTTCAAGGGGGTCTGGCTGTAGATCTAAGCAGTATGAATCAAGGTTATGATGGTGGATATCTTGGCTTGGGGGCACAATATGGATCTTACACAGACTTGCGTCACCAGGGGGATTTTGCAGGGCCTTCATTACCCCTTCGTCGATATGGCTCCATGTCAAATATAAACTCTGATTATGCCAGTGGTTCACGTGATCTGACAGGATCACAGGACTCCAATTTGGCTCAGTACAGTGCCACTACTGCTAGGGAGATCAGTCGTATGTGTGCAGCCCTTAACACTGTCGACCAGTTTGGAAGCCGTTTTGGAAATAACCCTGAACTGGCAGCATATGGGGCTGGAAGAGGAGGACCTTTAGCCAGGTTAAATCTCCAGCAAAGTTTGGCATCAATAAGGGCAAATTTGCTTTATGGGCCAGATAATAGACAAGCTGTGAATGGCCAAGCCCTGACAAATCTAATCAATGCGAGACAAGCAAGTATACGCGCCTTGTACCCTACTGCTATGAGAGGTGGTGATGGCATGATATATTCCACCATAAACACTCCCATAGCTTCAACCTTGCCAATTACTACACAGCCTGCCCCAGTCATCCGTCCCATGCCTAGAGGAATTTACAGACCCTATCCTACAGGTGTAACTGCTGTACCTTTGGCTAGTCTCACCAGATTGCCTCCAGTGACTCCCAGAATGCCTCTGTCCACACAAGGACCATATTCCTATCCCCCTCCAAGCCAGTATCTTTCATCTGTCACACCAACAGGAAGTGTTGCAGATATAAGCACCTCCCACCAGGAAATGCCAGTGTACCTTGGGAAGCCTTTAACAACAATATCTGGTCCAACAGCTGCCACCGTTCCCCCAACACCACCAGCAGCACACTCAGGAGTACAAAGTGTACCTGCACCTGGTATACAAACTACAACAGAACAGCAAATAGACCGATCTCAGTTTACTTCACAAAGTATTGCATCTATCTCTCAAGTTCAAGGCCAACCTTCACCTGCCCAACAAGTGCAGGCTCAAATACAGACTCAGCAATTACCTACCCAGACGGAACCTTTATCTTTGACTCAAACCCAACTTCAAACACAACCCGTCTGTCAGCTTCAGTCAGTAGTTATCTCTCAAGGCCAGACACAAGCTGAAACTACCCAATCACCAAGTTCCAAACTATCCCCTCCCACTGATgcacaaaaaaacaaggaagaagAGAAACTCAATCAGCAACAAGAACAACTGTTGCAGCTAGAGAGAGAACGGGTTGAATTAGAAAAACTAAGGCAGTTGCGCCTTCAAGAGGAGCTAGAAAGAGATCGTATGGAGCTCCAGCGTCACAGAGAAAAAGAGCAATTGCTTGTTCAACGTGAGATCCAAGAACTGCATACAATCAAACACCACgtcctacaacaacaacaagCTGAGAGGGAGACACAGCTTATAATGCAAAGAGAACAGTTGGCTCAGCAAAGAATGCAGCTTGAACAAATTCagactctgcagcagcagcttcagCAGCAACTGGAGGAGCAGAAAAGGCAAAAGACAGCAGCAGTTGAAGCAGCAGCATCAGCTGCAGCCGTGGCTGCAGCAACATCAACCCAGAGTGGTATCCAAGGCGTAGTTGTTGGAGCAGGGGCCCCTCAAGGGTTTATAATCTGTGATCAGACTGGTAGAGTCCTTCAGCAAGATGGGCAGAGTGTGCAGTTTTGGCAGGATGGACAAGTTGTCCAAGCAGTGGTGGCTGCTCGACCCATACATAGCTCTACCTCTGAAATGTCTTTGAGAAGCAGTGACAAACAGGGTGATTCTAAGATTATGAAAAAGCAGAATTCCATGCCTCGGTTGAGGGATGGTTCAGAGGAGGACTCTGTCAAAAGAATTATAGACAGCTGTGTGCAAACAGATGATGAGGATGGTGAAGAAAGGTACATGAATAGACGTAGGAGAACGAGGCGTATTGCAGACTGCAGTGTACAGACTGATGAGGAAGACCAGGGAGAATGGGACCAACAGCCGGTAAGACGCAGACGGTCTCGTGTGTCCAAGCATTCTGAATCTAGTGGGGAGGCCAAATCTGATGGCACTTCCAAAGTGGTTTCTACAAGTATAGCTATTCAGACCACTAATGACTCGTCATGTCAAACAGAGTCAGACCTTCTTGGCAGAGTTTCACCTGCAATCCACATTACTATGGCAGAGACCTCAAAAGTTGACCTGTTGCATTATATAGCAGCTCCGGAAAGAACTCACAAAGGAGAAAGTCTAGCCTGCCAGACAGAACCAGAGTCACATTCTCAGGGAGTAGTCGCCCCTCAGCTGAGTGTCCCTACAACTATTAGCCCATACTCAACAAGTCTCCATATAGTAGGTGGAAATGCACCTGACACAACCTCTGCCAGACTCCAAGGAGTTGCTAAGTTTGAGAGGAGGAAACCAGATCCTCTGGAAATAGGCTATCATCAGCAACAAAATGAGTCTTCATCTCGCCATCCCCCCAAATCTCCCCAAGTACTGTACTCCCCGGTTTCTCCATTGTCTCCTCACCGAATGTTGGAGACAACTTTCGCCTCCCAGGAAAAGCTTAACAAGGCCCACGTTACACCCCAGCAGAAGGCCTTCACTGCTGAATCTCCACAACGCCATCAGACACTTCCACGGCCCATAAAAAGTGTGCAGCGCTCTATGTCAGATCCTAAACCTCTTAGCCCAACATCAGAAGATCCTGCCAAGAACCGGTTCTCCCCGTATCATCAAGTGCTGTCCAACAGTCAGGTACGGCATAAccattttttgtttgaaaataatttgcTAAGCATatattctaaaatattttttgttgacttatattagcttttattttcagatttagaggagtaaaagaaagaaattgaggTTCCAATGCATAAATTGCTGTAGGTTTACATCAGAAACTTCTGTAAATGTAAATGAAGATGGGGTATAATTacctttgcaaggtactgtaaagACACATTTACTAACATACAGTTTAATAAACCCATTACTTAATATTGATGTAGATATATAAGCacactacaggggttggacaatgaaactgaaacacctgtcattttagtgtgggaggtttcatggctaaattggaccagcctggtagccagtcttcattgattgcacattgcaccagtaagagcagagtgtgaaggttcaattagcagggtaagagcacagttttgctcaaaatattgaaatgcacacaacaatatgggtgacataccagagttaaaaaaaggacaaattgttggtgcacatcttgcttgcgcatctgtg comes from Girardinichthys multiradiatus isolate DD_20200921_A chromosome 20, DD_fGirMul_XY1, whole genome shotgun sequence and encodes:
- the bsnb gene encoding protein bassoon, with product MQRALGMDMTTPRSKSQQQIHSPSHPTQPESKPDATKQPAPQPQPSPQKQPIAQAYSAPASTKQPVTGGPSHQQPKLPPGAVPLPGMAKAPSQPDLSRGSPAHQPQHPRQDQTRSAGSSPSRQPPPPEQTFGKLFGFGASLLNQASTLISETTQPQQQQQPPKPAPKPGGAPGPGPGAAKSSGQPAQQGPQAPPQQQRHAPPESSKPKASCPVCKTNLNIGNAAEEPNYNTCTQCHSQVCNMCGFNPTPHLLEKKEWLCLNCQTQRALSGSLGDTPPPVAPSMGSPWAPNPSKQQTPQQKAPSQVPGPRTTGPQQQKSAGPQVSGPPSNVKHVGPAPQLKGLSQAPPQTKGSAQPPSQPSSQSKGPAQIKGPSQSHAQSKAPAQPANQVKGPSQAKGPTQTKGSAQPSAQTKGPSHPSGAKASSSSGKAAPNHNKAPTPSKPVPTQSKPTGNNLTRKQPQSQEKTKVASKSLKEDAKVSPKKILSETVTSSHEIKIAEEEKKSRHHEDSNKSSTQSLSDTGYSSDGISSYQGEIIGQIREEKIKLNERGASIPSDINKLESSMKPLLESKTASDSKHRPHSLSVGQERDYSPDEETARDESEDDLSCKLRHDYVEDSSESGLSPLPIRQKKSHKDLTDEEYMRRQIMEMSADEEELEEYGNQKTKKTHKTSGDSGKERKRLSHQSNSFEEDKKASEGAYKANEEEDVVMAGGLRRFKTIELNNTNSYNRDIELSNEHDLREPELEMESLTGSPEERSKGDYSSTLPATTPSYTSGTSPTSVSSMEDDSDSSPSRRARLEEAKQQRKARHRSHGPLLPTIEDSSEEDELREEEELLREQEQMRDLEQQRIRSTARKTKRDKEELRAQRRRERSKTPPSNLSPIEDASPTEELRQAAEMEELHRSSCSEYSPSMDSEAEGFEMIGGKLYKSGNEFNLPTFTSLYSPTEKASTMSPSDKTLKSAEEVYEEMMRKAQLMQKQGQKCASQPETGHHLDAGTSLTPGSSPTQVTAPMTFSPSGSDSRMAGMHGAQHLSKETQNRMMTQSAKIEGVVGVATTKAQITQAVSARQAGNAMPVGNRAGPQRPTQATPDPGSSSLTSKVFSLFKGPSPPVSPSTSPTQSPTHAASVRPTSGSGRQLPSLPSGATTAPASHGAQPPQRTMSPRLVRQQSSQDSPVMVITLGSEKSSPAKPITVNSSTSPLSSPTQASCKTLYSSQPPSATSPTSPQMHSSQQLQHSSQIRQNIEKVNVGVSAGTTSAQSHDSKVMGQSQTQQDTNVVDLRAPMRPAPIIMTDQGMDLTSLASDTRRYSLGAEQSSSRHTAVQPLIMNLNAQEQPHVSVSTPTTVSVTVAGSMFMSQPKQPVVYGDPLQNRVDLGQGVGSAVCLTQSKAQITDPSIPKIDACLENLGIQQQQLQLQQQKLLQQQQLLEQQLQQHQQQSSFARYNLANQVQPLLMKKDIVVTQTGIGQPVVTASAIPRVSPLAPPSASGALTSNVPLEMYGGVALELKNKPTVMNLSTGKPHVMMVHIDESNTSRSGALTQLVKREEQPPAPPPPPPPQVLDLTGQLKQENQVACCDVVYKLPFAGTCSGTFSQKPTTVSSDKNTTTETSQATHPPQPPHYIVSQQQQTQHQPQVTQGLHEEHKLYPPAMASPGRLQPSMSDTNLPSMTDAGPYQNNLQGGLAVDLSSMNQGYDGGYLGLGAQYGSYTDLRHQGDFAGPSLPLRRYGSMSNINSDYASGSRDLTGSQDSNLAQYSATTAREISRMCAALNTVDQFGSRFGNNPELAAYGAGRGGPLARLNLQQSLASIRANLLYGPDNRQAVNGQALTNLINARQASIRALYPTAMRGGDGMIYSTINTPIASTLPITTQPAPVIRPMPRGIYRPYPTGVTAVPLASLTRLPPVTPRMPLSTQGPYSYPPPSQYLSSVTPTGSVADISTSHQEMPVYLGKPLTTISGPTAATVPPTPPAAHSGVQSVPAPGIQTTTEQQIDRSQFTSQSIASISQVQGQPSPAQQVQAQIQTQQLPTQTEPLSLTQTQLQTQPVCQLQSVVISQGQTQAETTQSPSSKLSPPTDAQKNKEEEKLNQQQEQLLQLERERVELEKLRQLRLQEELERDRMELQRHREKEQLLVQREIQELHTIKHHVLQQQQAERETQLIMQREQLAQQRMQLEQIQTLQQQLQQQLEEQKRQKTAAVEAAASAAAVAAATSTQSGIQGVVVGAGAPQGFIICDQTGRVLQQDGQSVQFWQDGQVVQAVVAARPIHSSTSEMSLRSSDKQGDSKIMKKQNSMPRLRDGSEEDSVKRIIDSCVQTDDEDGEERYMNRRRRTRRIADCSVQTDEEDQGEWDQQPVRRRRSRVSKHSESSGEAKSDGTSKVVSTSIAIQTTNDSSCQTESDLLGRVSPAIHITMAETSKVDLLHYIAAPERTHKGESLACQTEPESHSQGVVAPQLSVPTTISPYSTSLHIVGGNAPDTTSARLQGVAKFERRKPDPLEIGYHQQQNESSSRHPPKSPQVLYSPVSPLSPHRMLETTFASQEKLNKAHVTPQQKAFTAESPQRHQTLPRPIKSVQRSMSDPKPLSPTSEDPAKNRFSPYHQVLSNSQMASLQQQQNSLMRKVKRTLPSPPPEEAPLPIVTPAQMYSSPGIPQRVLSRPPQGVTKAGLLSELKAVEQESSKLRKQQAELEEEEKEIDAKLRYLELGITQRKETMVKERERRELAYMRCMGDARDYMSDSELNNLRMAAATGTYDANGLLTRPSTAPLSQFSNDLNATSQYPSTSSYMPYPYPQSQQSTQQPVSVYQPIGFQTPQYPSSSAPQPGTFQPHPPTVPGYQNQGTYSSRLYGQSSYQTDFTMQQHGHQGFHSPGQPMPGQSLPYPSHSSYQPALTYQPQAEILTVHQRPRQTSLADLEQKLPTNYEIIGNPVVSVATSAPDTNFGPAYSNAYGQYRPPEPGLTHSVDSPTSAYTSDGLYTSNLEQNIPRNYVMIDDISELTKENAGQPTDALGHPVAGRYRSENGSARGTGYEEPVDAYGRPTGSAGYQSQVDSRTSTTASGGSSYYYDDYKHSSRSGGHKISSKSLAPAVVSSKRSKHRKQGMEQKISKFSPIEEARDVESDLASYTMTTSTAGTCPAGSRSKKLQDDVTYGMKKNAYDQPKYYGTSHEGLEEDDHMYNSGRSRSTGYGMDKISSRGTTGHRSKSYERDAMERSHRSSRSGRPPMRTQNSEEESPLSPVGKPVGIGRSSAMSEAHDVRNQYGSSHSLPDVQDHHKKELPRSHVYKPDDPYLVDDMHCAVSDSEAYHLGQEETDWFEKPREARSDRSRHHGSGGHSSTGRRSKHTYHDYDEPPEEYCQQDEYNQCHPSSSSRDHRHHASNSGRHSSSRHSSEDPKSSRSSRTQPKDQSGRTDGRISSSTQRRSGTDSRSTHGSPRNSGDFSRESVSTHHHGTGGRNQRSQGDRTTGRRQDPSKPQNQQPPQGHGGQQRLDGQRQTGRHSGSEQLDGSQQVQQHQQSVQQQQQPPPQHNQTPQSSQQATNAASGPPQQQQQQQQQQQQQQQQQQQQQQQQQQQQQQQAKLGQAPSQQRQPGVGSAAGQPGKMDATPAAVGPGMTPATGIAAAPQPSKIATPPLTGIGTKAAPIGIGSKPVGIGSAAAGQAPGPEGENVLTKILQGGAAEQAGKLGDALSGLGKKFTSFW